The following proteins are co-located in the Pseudomonas fluorescens genome:
- a CDS encoding mechanosensitive ion channel family protein: MFSRLRALPCCFLIALLMLLPLTPAQAVGLPGLLGSTNKTQPQADVPLGQSLDEVIKTLENDRQRTQLLSDLKKLREATQKAQPAAEQGVLGLIGGTLAGLEAQFSGADSPLGRWSDEVELAKDELSALMMPASEWLPIIFGFAVILAVWSLLAAALIWLSHRVRERFGLPEELPQHPRTWDMLRFALRKLGPWLIALVITVYLSYVLPSSLGKSLAMVLAYALVVGTCFSAICVIAFSVLDGPHRHRALYILRRQAFRPLWLIGSFAAFGEALSDPRMMQALGQHLAHTAATVANVMAALSTGVFILRFRRPIAHLIRNQPLSRRLTRRALTDTLSIIGSFWYLPALLLVGISLFATFLSAGDTSTALRQSLLCTVLLVLCMVINGLVRRHALKPLRGHKRHALYSERLKSFVYTLAHLVVWLAFIELGLRVWGLSLIRFTEGDGHEISVKLFGLGGTLLFAWLIWILSDTAIHHALTRSRKGLANARAQTMMPLIRNVLFVTIFIIAAIVALANMGMNVTPLLAGAGVIGLAIGFGAQSLVADLITGLFIIIEDSLAIDDYVDVGGHLGTVEGLTIRTVRLRDIDGIVHTIPFSEIKSIKNYSREFGYAIFRVAIPYNMEIDDAIKLMRDVGQKMRNDPLQRRNIWSPLEIQGVESFESGSAILRARFKTAPIKQWEVSRAFNLSLKRHLDEAGLDLATPRLSVQVVTAGSVQEKDQQQ; this comes from the coding sequence GTGTTTTCCCGTCTTCGTGCCCTGCCCTGCTGTTTCCTGATCGCCCTGCTGATGCTGCTGCCGCTCACGCCTGCCCAAGCCGTGGGCTTGCCCGGTTTGCTGGGCAGCACCAACAAGACCCAGCCCCAGGCCGACGTGCCGCTGGGGCAGTCGTTGGACGAGGTCATCAAAACCCTGGAAAACGACCGGCAGCGCACTCAGTTGCTGAGCGATTTAAAAAAGCTGCGCGAAGCCACGCAAAAGGCCCAACCCGCCGCCGAACAAGGCGTTCTCGGCTTGATCGGCGGCACCCTGGCCGGCCTTGAGGCACAGTTTTCCGGTGCCGACAGCCCGCTGGGGCGCTGGTCCGACGAAGTTGAACTGGCCAAGGATGAACTCAGCGCGCTGATGATGCCGGCCAGTGAATGGCTGCCGATCATTTTCGGCTTTGCCGTCATCCTGGCGGTCTGGAGCCTGCTGGCCGCCGCCCTGATCTGGCTCAGCCATCGCGTACGCGAGCGTTTCGGCCTGCCCGAGGAACTGCCGCAACACCCACGCACCTGGGACATGCTGCGCTTCGCCCTGCGCAAATTGGGGCCGTGGCTGATCGCCCTGGTCATCACGGTTTACCTGAGCTATGTGCTGCCCTCGTCCCTGGGCAAATCCCTGGCGATGGTATTGGCCTATGCGTTGGTGGTCGGCACCTGTTTCTCGGCGATCTGCGTGATTGCCTTCTCCGTACTCGACGGCCCGCACCGCCACCGTGCGCTCTACATCCTGCGTCGCCAGGCCTTCCGCCCGCTGTGGCTGATCGGCAGTTTCGCCGCCTTCGGTGAAGCGCTGAGCGACCCGCGAATGATGCAGGCCCTGGGTCAGCACCTGGCCCACACGGCCGCGACCGTCGCCAATGTGATGGCGGCATTGTCCACCGGCGTGTTTATCCTGCGCTTCCGCCGGCCGATCGCCCACCTGATCCGCAACCAACCGCTGTCCCGGCGCCTCACACGTCGCGCCCTCACCGATACGCTCTCGATTATCGGCAGCTTCTGGTATTTACCGGCGCTGTTGCTGGTGGGCATCTCGCTGTTTGCCACCTTCCTGTCCGCTGGCGACACCAGCACCGCCCTGCGTCAATCGTTGCTATGCACGGTGTTGCTGGTGTTGTGCATGGTGATCAACGGCCTGGTGCGCCGTCATGCGCTCAAGCCGCTACGCGGGCACAAGCGTCACGCGCTGTACTCCGAGCGCCTGAAAAGCTTCGTGTACACCCTGGCTCATTTGGTCGTGTGGCTGGCGTTTATCGAGCTGGGCTTGCGCGTCTGGGGCCTGTCGCTGATTCGTTTTACCGAAGGTGACGGCCATGAAATCAGCGTCAAGCTGTTCGGCCTCGGCGGCACGCTGCTGTTTGCCTGGTTGATCTGGATCCTCAGCGACACCGCGATCCACCACGCCCTCACGCGTTCGCGCAAAGGCCTGGCCAACGCGCGCGCGCAGACCATGATGCCGCTGATCCGCAACGTGCTGTTCGTGACCATCTTTATCATCGCCGCGATCGTCGCCCTGGCGAACATGGGCATGAACGTCACGCCACTGCTGGCCGGTGCCGGTGTGATCGGCCTGGCCATCGGTTTTGGTGCGCAATCGCTGGTGGCGGACCTGATTACCGGCCTGTTCATCATCATCGAAGACTCCCTGGCCATCGATGACTACGTGGACGTCGGCGGCCACCTCGGCACCGTCGAGGGCCTGACCATTCGTACCGTGCGCCTGCGGGACATCGACGGCATCGTGCACACCATTCCGTTCAGCGAAATCAAGAGCATCAAGAACTACTCGCGGGAGTTCGGCTACGCGATCTTCCGGGTGGCGATCCCCTACAACATGGAAATCGATGACGCCATCAAGTTGATGCGCGACGTCGGCCAGAAAATGCGCAACGACCCACTGCAACGCCGCAACATCTGGTCGCCGCTGGAGATTCAGGGCGTGGAAAGCTTTGAGTCCGGCAGTGCGATCCTGCGCGCGCGCTTTAAAACCGCGCCGATCAAGCAGTGGGAAGTGTCGCGGGCGTTCAACCTGTCGCTCAAGCGCCATCTGGATGAGGCCGGGCTGGATCTGGCCACGCCACGCTTGAGTGTGCAGGTGGTGACCGCCGGCAGCGTGCAGGAGAAAGATCAACAACAATAA
- a CDS encoding outer membrane protein OmpK has translation MKPMFKGLMLAGSLLAGSQAVAGDLLQWQNNSLTYLWGKNFTVNPQIQQTVTFEHADAWKYGDNFLFVDRIFYNGKEDGNVGPSTYYGEFSPRLSFGKIFDKDLSFGPIKDVLLAFTYEFGEGDNESYLLGPAFDLNIPGFDYFQLNFYQRQTEGNRPGDGVWQITPVWSYTLPVGNSDVLIDGFMDWVVDNDKNARGTYHANLHFNPQVKYDLGKALHWGEKQLYVGFEYDYWKNKYGIEDSGAFKTNQDTASFLVKYHF, from the coding sequence ATGAAACCTATGTTCAAAGGCCTGATGCTGGCGGGATCCCTGCTGGCCGGCAGCCAGGCAGTGGCCGGTGATTTGTTGCAGTGGCAGAACAACAGCCTGACTTACCTGTGGGGCAAGAACTTCACCGTCAACCCGCAGATCCAGCAAACCGTTACCTTCGAACATGCCGATGCCTGGAAGTACGGCGACAACTTCCTGTTTGTCGACCGCATCTTTTACAACGGCAAGGAAGATGGCAACGTCGGCCCTAGCACTTACTACGGTGAGTTCAGCCCGCGCTTGTCATTCGGCAAGATTTTCGACAAGGACCTGTCATTCGGCCCGATCAAAGATGTGTTGCTGGCCTTCACTTACGAGTTCGGCGAAGGCGATAACGAGTCGTACCTGCTAGGCCCGGCTTTTGACTTGAACATTCCCGGTTTCGACTACTTCCAGTTGAACTTCTACCAACGCCAGACCGAAGGCAATCGCCCGGGTGACGGCGTATGGCAGATCACACCCGTCTGGTCGTACACCCTCCCGGTCGGCAACTCCGACGTGCTGATCGACGGCTTCATGGACTGGGTCGTGGATAACGACAAAAACGCCCGTGGCACTTACCACGCCAACCTGCACTTCAACCCACAGGTCAAATACGACCTGGGCAAGGCATTGCATTGGGGCGAGAAGCAACTGTATGTCGGTTTCGAATACGACTACTGGAAGAACAAGTACGGGATTGAAGACAGCGGCGCGTTCAAGACGAACCAGGACACCGCGAGCTTTCTGGTCAAGTACCACTTCTAA
- a CDS encoding RluA family pseudouridine synthase, which produces MPLSNIHILHQDDAVLVVNKPTLLLSVPGRADDNKDCLITRLQENGYPEARIVHRLDWETSGIILLARDADTHRELSRQFHDRETEKAYTALAWGQPTLDSGSIDLPLRYDPPTKPRHVVDHEFGKHALTFWKVLERCGDWCRVELTPITGRSHQLRVHMLSIGHPLLGDGLYAHEQALAAWPRLCLHASMLSFTHPQSGERLRFECPAPF; this is translated from the coding sequence ATGCCGCTGTCCAATATCCATATCCTGCATCAGGACGACGCCGTCCTGGTGGTGAACAAGCCGACCTTGCTGCTCTCGGTGCCCGGCCGCGCCGATGACAACAAGGACTGCCTGATCACCCGCCTGCAGGAAAACGGTTACCCCGAGGCCCGCATAGTCCATCGACTGGACTGGGAAACCTCAGGAATCATCCTGCTCGCACGGGACGCCGACACCCACCGCGAACTGTCCCGCCAGTTTCACGACCGCGAAACCGAAAAGGCTTACACCGCCTTGGCCTGGGGCCAGCCGACACTGGACAGCGGCAGCATCGACCTGCCCCTGCGCTACGACCCGCCGACCAAGCCACGCCATGTGGTCGACCATGAGTTCGGCAAGCACGCGCTGACCTTCTGGAAAGTGCTGGAGCGTTGCGGCGATTGGTGCCGCGTCGAGCTGACGCCGATTACCGGCCGTTCACACCAGTTGCGCGTGCATATGCTGTCGATCGGCCACCCGTTGTTGGGTGATGGCTTGTACGCCCATGAACAAGCCCTGGCCGCCTGGCCGCGCCTGTGCCTGCATGCGAGCATGTTGAGCTTTACGCACCCGCAAAGCGGCGAGCGGCTGCGCTTTGAGTGCCCGGCCCCTTTCTAA
- the minE gene encoding cell division topological specificity factor MinE translates to MKFLDFFRANKKPSTASVAKERLQIIVAHERGQRSTPDYLPALQKELVEVIRKYVNIGNDDVHVALENDGSCSILELNITLPDR, encoded by the coding sequence ATGAAATTTCTCGACTTCTTTCGCGCCAACAAAAAGCCAAGTACCGCGTCGGTAGCGAAAGAGCGTCTACAGATCATCGTGGCGCACGAACGCGGCCAACGCAGTACACCGGACTACCTGCCAGCCTTGCAGAAGGAACTGGTCGAGGTGATTCGCAAGTACGTCAATATCGGCAACGATGACGTGCACGTCGCCCTGGAAAACGACGGCAGCTGCTCGATTCTGGAACTCAATATCACCCTGCCTGATCGTTAA
- a CDS encoding lipid A biosynthesis lauroyl acyltransferase: MDRPRFRAVFLHPRFWLLWLGLGLLWLITQLPYRVLLTIGRLLGAGMYHVAGDRRRIAARNLELCFPEKSAKARKQLLKANFASTGIAFFEMAMSWWWPKSRLARLAHVEGLEHLKQAHLDGKGVILMALHFTTLEIGAALLGQKHTIDGMYREHGNPLFDFIQRRGRERHNLDSLAVERDDVRGMLKLLRSGRAIWYAPDQDYGAKQSIFVPLFGIQAATVTATSKFARLGKALVMPFTQERLADGSGYRLVIHPPLSDFPGETDEIDCLRINQWVEASVRECPEQYLWTHRRFKSRPPGEAKLYEKRRR; the protein is encoded by the coding sequence ATGGATCGCCCGCGTTTTCGAGCTGTATTTCTTCACCCGCGTTTTTGGCTGTTATGGCTGGGACTCGGCCTGTTGTGGCTGATCACTCAGTTGCCCTACCGGGTGCTGTTGACCATTGGTCGTTTACTGGGCGCCGGCATGTACCACGTCGCCGGCGATCGCCGCCGCATCGCCGCGCGCAACCTTGAGTTGTGCTTCCCGGAAAAGTCCGCCAAGGCGCGCAAGCAGTTGCTCAAGGCAAACTTTGCGTCCACCGGCATCGCGTTTTTTGAGATGGCCATGAGCTGGTGGTGGCCCAAGTCGCGTCTGGCACGCCTGGCCCATGTCGAGGGGCTTGAGCATCTGAAGCAGGCGCATCTGGACGGCAAGGGTGTGATCCTGATGGCCCTGCATTTCACCACCCTGGAAATCGGCGCAGCCCTGCTCGGGCAGAAGCACACCATTGATGGCATGTACCGCGAGCATGGCAACCCGCTGTTCGACTTTATCCAGCGCCGTGGCCGTGAACGGCATAACCTCGATTCCCTGGCGGTCGAGCGTGACGACGTGCGTGGCATGCTCAAGTTGCTGCGCTCGGGCCGGGCCATCTGGTACGCGCCGGACCAGGACTACGGTGCCAAGCAAAGTATCTTCGTGCCGTTGTTCGGGATCCAGGCCGCTACCGTGACCGCCACCAGCAAGTTTGCGCGCCTGGGCAAGGCGCTGGTGATGCCGTTTACCCAGGAGCGCCTGGCCGATGGCAGTGGTTACCGCCTGGTGATCCACCCGCCGTTGAGCGACTTCCCTGGCGAGACCGATGAGATCGACTGCCTGCGTATCAACCAGTGGGTCGAAGCGTCGGTACGCGAGTGCCCCGAGCAATACCTGTGGACCCACCGGCGCTTCAAAAGCCGGCCACCGGGTGAGGCTAAGCTGTACGAAAAGCGCCGTCGATAA
- a CDS encoding M18 family aminopeptidase: MREALNQGLIDFLKASPTPFHATAALAQRLEAAGYQRLDERETWATEANGRYYVTRNDSSIIAFKLGRHSPLQGGIRLVGAHTDSPCLRVKPQPELQRQGFWQLGVEVYGGALLAPWFDRDLSLAGRVTFRRDGKVESQLIDFKLPIAIIPNLAIHLNREANQGWAINAQTELPPILAQFAGDERVDFRAVLTEQLAREHGLNADVVLDYELSFYDTQSAAVIGLNGDFIAGARLDNLLSCYAGLQALLTSETDETCVLVCNDHEEVGSCSACGADGPMLEQTLRRLLPEGDEFVRTIQKSLLVSADNAHGVHPNYAEKHDANHGPKLNAGPVIKVNSNQRYATNSETAGFFRHLCMAQEVPVQSFVVRSDMGCGSTIGPITASHLGVRTVDIGLPTFAMHSIRELCGSHDLAHLVKVLGAFYASRDLP, from the coding sequence ATGCGCGAAGCGTTGAATCAAGGCCTGATCGACTTCCTCAAGGCCTCCCCTACTCCTTTTCATGCCACCGCCGCCCTCGCCCAGCGCCTGGAAGCGGCCGGTTACCAGCGTCTCGACGAGCGCGAAACCTGGGCCACCGAGGCCAACGGTCGCTATTACGTGACCCGTAACGATTCCTCGATCATCGCGTTCAAGCTTGGTCGCCACTCGCCGCTGCAGGGCGGGATTCGCCTGGTCGGCGCCCACACTGACAGCCCGTGCCTGCGGGTCAAGCCCCAGCCGGAGCTGCAGCGCCAGGGTTTCTGGCAGTTGGGTGTGGAAGTCTACGGCGGTGCGCTGCTGGCCCCGTGGTTCGACCGCGACCTGTCACTGGCCGGCCGCGTGACCTTCCGCCGCGACGGCAAGGTCGAGAGCCAGTTGATCGACTTCAAGCTGCCCATCGCCATCATCCCCAACCTGGCCATTCACCTGAACCGTGAAGCCAACCAGGGTTGGGCGATCAATGCCCAGACCGAACTGCCGCCGATCCTGGCGCAATTCGCCGGTGACGAACGCGTGGACTTCCGCGCCGTGCTCACCGAGCAATTGGCGCGCGAACACGGCCTGAACGCCGACGTGGTACTCGACTACGAGTTGAGCTTCTACGACACCCAAAGTGCAGCGGTGATTGGCCTGAATGGCGACTTCATCGCCGGCGCCCGCCTGGACAACCTGCTGTCGTGCTACGCCGGCCTGCAAGCCTTGCTCACCAGCGAAACCGATGAAACCTGTGTGCTGGTGTGCAATGACCACGAAGAAGTCGGCTCCTGCTCGGCCTGCGGTGCCGACGGCCCGATGCTGGAACAGACCCTGCGCCGCCTGTTGCCGGAAGGTGATGAGTTCGTACGCACCATTCAGAAATCGCTGTTGGTGTCGGCGGACAATGCCCACGGCGTCCACCCGAACTACGCCGAGAAACACGACGCCAACCATGGCCCGAAACTGAATGCGGGCCCGGTAATCAAGGTCAACAGCAACCAGCGCTACGCCACCAACAGCGAAACCGCCGGTTTCTTCCGCCATCTGTGCATGGCTCAGGAAGTCCCGGTGCAGAGTTTCGTGGTACGCAGCGACATGGGCTGTGGCTCGACCATCGGCCCGATCACCGCCAGCCATTTGGGCGTGCGCACCGTGGACATCGGCCTGCCGACGTTTGCCATGCACTCAATCCGTGAACTGTGCGGCAGCCATGACCTGGCGCATTTGGTCAAGGTACTGGGTGCGTTCTACGCGAGCCGCGACCTGCCCTGA
- a CDS encoding nucleobase:cation symporter-2 family protein: MTELVEPQIPAAPAMVRLPLLQLILVGLQHVLLMYGGAVAVPLIIGQAAGLSREEIAFLINADLLVAGIATLVQSFGIGPVGIRMPVMMGASFAAVGSMVAMAGMPGIGLQGIFGATIAAGFFGLVIAPFMSKVVRFFPPLVTGTVITAIGLSLFPVAVNWAGGGSAAASYGSPIYLAIAALVLATILLINRFMRGFWVNISVLIGMALGYGLCGMIGMVDLSGLAQAPWVQVVTPLHFGLPKFELAPILSMCLVVVIIFVESTGMFLALGKITGQDVTPKMLRRGLLCDAGASFFAGFFNTFTHSSFAQNIGLVQMTGVRCRSVTIMAGAFLIVLSLLPKAAFLVASIPPAVLGGAAIAMFGMVAATGIKILQEADIADRRNQLLVAVSIGMGLIPVVRPDFFAQLPLWMNPITHSGIAMATLSALSLNVLFNILGGAERPVVAATH, from the coding sequence ATGACCGAGTTAGTCGAACCGCAGATTCCCGCCGCACCCGCCATGGTGCGGCTGCCCCTCTTGCAACTGATTCTGGTAGGCCTGCAACACGTCTTGCTGATGTACGGCGGCGCCGTCGCCGTCCCCCTGATCATTGGCCAGGCCGCCGGCCTGAGCCGTGAAGAAATCGCCTTTCTGATCAACGCCGACCTGCTCGTCGCCGGTATCGCCACCCTGGTGCAGTCGTTCGGCATCGGCCCTGTAGGCATTCGCATGCCGGTGATGATGGGCGCCAGTTTCGCCGCCGTCGGCAGCATGGTCGCCATGGCCGGCATGCCGGGGATCGGCTTGCAGGGCATCTTCGGCGCGACCATCGCCGCCGGGTTCTTCGGCCTTGTCATCGCGCCGTTCATGTCGAAGGTTGTGCGCTTTTTTCCACCGTTGGTCACCGGCACCGTCATCACTGCGATCGGTCTGTCGCTGTTTCCAGTGGCGGTGAACTGGGCCGGCGGCGGCAGCGCTGCCGCCTCCTATGGCTCGCCGATTTATCTGGCGATTGCCGCGTTGGTGCTGGCGACCATCCTGCTGATCAACCGCTTCATGCGCGGCTTCTGGGTGAATATTTCGGTGCTGATCGGCATGGCCCTCGGCTACGGCCTGTGCGGCATGATCGGCATGGTCGACCTCAGCGGCCTGGCCCAGGCACCGTGGGTGCAAGTGGTGACGCCGCTGCATTTCGGCCTGCCCAAATTCGAGTTGGCGCCGATCCTGTCGATGTGCCTGGTGGTGGTGATCATCTTTGTCGAATCCACCGGCATGTTCCTCGCCCTGGGCAAGATTACCGGCCAGGACGTCACGCCGAAGATGCTGCGCCGTGGCTTGTTGTGTGATGCCGGCGCGTCGTTCTTCGCCGGGTTCTTCAACACCTTTACCCACTCCTCGTTCGCCCAGAATATCGGCCTGGTGCAAATGACCGGCGTGCGCTGCCGCTCAGTGACGATCATGGCCGGGGCCTTTCTGATTGTGCTCAGCCTGCTGCCCAAAGCCGCGTTTCTGGTGGCGTCGATTCCACCGGCGGTATTGGGGGGTGCGGCGATTGCCATGTTCGGCATGGTCGCGGCGACCGGCATCAAGATCCTGCAGGAAGCCGACATCGCCGACCGCCGCAACCAGTTGCTGGTGGCGGTGAGTATCGGCATGGGCCTGATCCCGGTGGTGCGCCCGGATTTCTTCGCGCAACTGCCGCTGTGGATGAACCCGATAACCCACAGCGGGATTGCCATGGCCACCCTCAGCGCGTTGTCGCTGAATGTACTGTTCAACATTCTCGGCGGCGCTGAACGACCTGTGGTCGCCGCTACGCATTGA
- the minD gene encoding septum site-determining protein MinD, translated as MAKILVVTSGKGGVGKTTTSAAIGTGLALRGHKTVIVDFDVGLRNLDLIMGCERRVVYDFVNVVNGEANLQQALIKDKRLENLYVLAASQTRDKDALTKEGVGKVLAELKETFEYVVCDSPAGIETGAHLAMYFADEAIVVTNPEVSSVRDSDRMLGLLASKSQRAEKGEDPIKEHLLLTRYNPERVSNGEMLGVEDVKEILAVTLLGVIPESQAVLKASNQGVPVILDDQSDAGQAYSDAVDRLLGKTVEHRFLDVKKKGFFERIFGGN; from the coding sequence TTGGCCAAGATTCTCGTGGTTACATCCGGCAAGGGTGGTGTGGGTAAGACCACCACCAGCGCCGCTATCGGTACCGGCCTCGCTCTGCGCGGCCACAAGACAGTCATCGTCGACTTCGACGTCGGTTTGCGTAACCTCGACCTGATCATGGGCTGTGAACGCCGCGTGGTGTATGACTTCGTCAACGTAGTGAACGGCGAAGCCAACCTGCAACAGGCCCTGATCAAGGACAAGCGCCTTGAGAACCTGTACGTGCTGGCTGCCAGCCAGACCCGCGACAAAGACGCACTGACCAAAGAAGGCGTAGGCAAAGTCCTCGCCGAACTGAAAGAAACCTTCGAATACGTGGTGTGCGACTCCCCGGCCGGTATCGAAACCGGTGCTCACCTGGCGATGTACTTCGCCGATGAAGCCATCGTGGTCACCAACCCGGAAGTCTCCTCGGTACGTGACTCGGACCGCATGCTCGGCCTGCTGGCCAGCAAGTCCCAGCGCGCCGAGAAAGGCGAAGACCCGATCAAGGAACACCTGCTCCTCACCCGTTACAACCCGGAGCGCGTCAGCAACGGCGAAATGCTCGGTGTTGAAGACGTGAAGGAAATCCTCGCCGTCACCCTGCTGGGCGTGATCCCGGAATCCCAAGCCGTGCTGAAAGCCTCCAACCAGGGCGTGCCGGTGATTCTTGACGACCAGAGCGACGCCGGCCAGGCGTACAGCGATGCCGTAGATCGCTTGCTGGGCAAGACCGTGGAACATCGCTTCCTCGATGTAAAGAAGAAGGGATTCTTCGAGCGTATCTTTGGAGGCAACTAA
- a CDS encoding patatin-like phospholipase family protein: MRPAEPVTGLILSGGGARAAYQVGVLAAIAELLPPGAANPFPVIVGTSAGAINAVSLASGAMDFTAAVQRLTAFWQGFRSHLVLRSDWPGVIHQASRFLIHSLLGLGAPVPVALLNSAPLRHLLNDRLNLQGIDEAIRQKQLHAVAVTAFGYESGQAVTFYQGGGTINAWLRHRRIGLPTQLTIEHLLASSAIPLLFAPVKLDQEFFGDGAVRQPAPISPALHLGANRVLVVGVSGNPRGNEPSTQRTYTGQQPTLAQIGGHMLNSTFIDSLEGDIELLERLNQFSHAAPELAAVEVLVIAPSQPIDEIAARHRQELPAALRLFLRGPGATKTSGAGVLSYLLFEAGYCSELIELGRKDALAKREDLSKFLGLTLN, encoded by the coding sequence ATGCGCCCAGCCGAACCGGTCACAGGGTTGATTCTTTCCGGCGGTGGGGCGCGAGCGGCGTATCAGGTAGGGGTACTGGCGGCAATCGCCGAACTGTTGCCACCGGGGGCAGCGAATCCGTTCCCGGTGATTGTCGGCACCTCGGCCGGTGCGATCAATGCGGTGAGCCTGGCCAGCGGGGCCATGGATTTCACCGCCGCTGTCCAGCGCCTCACCGCCTTCTGGCAGGGCTTTCGCAGCCACTTGGTGTTGCGCAGCGACTGGCCAGGCGTCATCCACCAAGCCAGTCGCTTCCTCATCCACAGCCTGCTGGGCCTGGGCGCCCCAGTCCCGGTCGCACTGCTCAACAGTGCGCCGTTGCGGCATTTGCTCAACGACCGGTTGAACCTGCAGGGCATTGACGAAGCCATCCGCCAAAAACAACTGCATGCGGTGGCGGTCACGGCGTTTGGTTACGAATCCGGGCAAGCGGTGACCTTTTACCAAGGTGGCGGCACCATCAATGCCTGGCTGCGTCATCGGCGTATCGGTTTGCCAACCCAGCTGACAATCGAGCACCTGCTGGCCAGCTCGGCGATACCCTTGCTGTTTGCGCCGGTCAAACTCGACCAGGAGTTTTTCGGCGATGGCGCCGTGCGGCAGCCGGCGCCCATCAGTCCAGCGCTGCATTTGGGCGCAAACCGCGTGCTGGTGGTGGGGGTGAGTGGCAACCCAAGGGGTAATGAACCGTCGACCCAGCGCACTTACACCGGCCAGCAACCCACCCTGGCGCAGATCGGTGGGCACATGCTCAACAGCACGTTCATTGACAGCCTGGAAGGTGATATCGAACTGCTTGAGCGTCTGAATCAGTTCAGCCATGCCGCGCCTGAGTTGGCCGCGGTGGAGGTGTTGGTCATTGCGCCGAGCCAGCCGATCGATGAAATTGCGGCGCGGCATCGGCAAGAGCTGCCGGCGGCGTTGCGCCTGTTCTTGCGCGGGCCTGGGGCGACCAAGACCAGTGGGGCAGGGGTGTTGAGTTACTTGCTGTTCGAGGCCGGGTATTGCAGCGAGTTGATTGAGTTGGGGCGCAAAGATGCGTTGGCCAAGCGCGAGGACCTGTCGAAGTTCCTTGGCTTGACGCTGAACTGA
- the minC gene encoding septum site-determining protein MinC: MSQTEPLDQDPVFQLKGSMLAITVLELARNDLDALDRQLAAKVALAPNFFNNAPLVLALDKLPAGQGAIDLPGLMRVCRSHGLRTLAIRASRIEDIAAAIAIELPVLPPSGARERPLDPTEGEVKKKPEKPPEPTVKPTKIITSPVRGGQQIYAQGGDLVVIAPVSPGAELLADGNIHVYGPMRGRALAGIKGDTKARIFCQQLTAELVSIAGQYKVSEDLRRDPLWGAGVQVSLSGDVLNIIRL; this comes from the coding sequence ATGAGCCAAACCGAACCGCTAGACCAAGATCCCGTGTTCCAGCTGAAAGGCAGCATGCTCGCCATCACCGTGCTGGAGCTGGCCCGCAATGACCTCGACGCCCTCGACCGCCAACTGGCCGCCAAGGTCGCCCTGGCACCGAATTTTTTCAACAATGCCCCACTGGTGCTGGCCCTGGACAAACTCCCGGCAGGCCAAGGCGCGATTGATTTGCCCGGCCTGATGCGCGTGTGCCGCTCCCATGGCTTGCGCACCCTGGCGATTCGCGCCAGCCGTATCGAAGACATTGCCGCAGCAATCGCCATTGAACTGCCAGTACTGCCACCCTCCGGTGCCCGCGAGCGTCCGCTCGACCCGACGGAAGGTGAAGTGAAGAAAAAACCGGAAAAACCGCCGGAGCCCACGGTCAAGCCGACAAAGATCATCACCTCCCCCGTACGCGGCGGGCAGCAAATTTACGCCCAGGGCGGCGACCTCGTGGTGATTGCGCCGGTGAGTCCGGGTGCGGAACTTCTGGCCGATGGCAACATCCATGTATACGGCCCGATGCGCGGACGTGCCCTCGCCGGCATCAAGGGCGATACCAAAGCGCGGATTTTTTGCCAGCAGTTGACCGCTGAGCTAGTGTCGATCGCAGGCCAGTACAAGGTTTCAGAAGATTTGCGCCGTGATCCGCTGTGGGGAGCCGGGGTACAAGTCAGCCTGTCGGGCGATGTGTTGAACATCATCCGTCTTTAA